ggagctccccctcactggtggggcagctggacagatacttcaagcagcagctggacagatacttctgctggatgcttgaggctgatcctgcattgagcagggggtgggactagatggcctgctgggccccttcccactctaggatcctatgagtctaggtcagcagtggaatgggctgtcttaaggaggcggggagctccccctccctggtggtctttaagcagtgtctggacagatccttatcctggatgcttgaggctgattctgcattgagcagagtgTTGGgccagatggcctgtctggccccttgcgactctaggattctatgatactcTAAGATCAGGACTGTGTTTCCTCGTAGGCTTCTTGTGGCTGCTCTGTAGCAAAGCCCGTTCCATGCACACCCCACGTTGTGGGGACCGCGCTGTGCTATTAAAGAGAATTGTGCAAAATAACTACCGGGAGTCTGCTTTGAAAGGATCAAGTGGATGAGCCGTGAGATGACTGGTTGGAGCTGCAGATTATCTCATAATTGTGGGTCTGTTAATTGTCAGCAAAAATGGGGTCGAAACCACCATAAACCACTGAGCGACTGGGCCATGTTTTCAAGGCACCCTGCAGCAGCCCAAGGGCACCGGGGTTGTGCCCCAAGGGTGCCGGACCAGAAGTAAGCCTCATTGGACAAAGCTGGACACGCTTCTGGGTTCATAAGCATTAGATTGTCCCCCTGAGAGAtgccggggagggcggtatttatatatttatttatatatggccctccccggaggctcatactCTCCAGACAAAGCAgagccagcccagccagggctGTGCATGAATTGACCAGGCGCTCAGAAACACGCCCCGGGATTCTCTGCCACAAGCAAAGCATCAAACTGATCTAGAAAAGGTTCCTGGACAATAGAGACTCTGAAAAGCAGTTGGCCGGTGCTTTGAAcagaaggagaagcaaatcttGCAGAAGTTGGCACAGAAGCCCACAACAAAACTCTTGGAAAGGAATCCGCTCGTCTGCAACTGTCTTCCAAAACCCCCCGTTTGTGGGATTCCGTAATTCCACGGATCCAAGCCTTGGACACTGGGGGAGCAGTTGACATGCCCACCAGCTTAGCGATGAGGAAAAGGCCTGGCCGATAGTTTTGGGGGCCCCAGGAGGCTCGAGTCCAGTCTAGGCTGGGACCAGAAGCAAGCGGACCAGGCCTGCGCCTGTGACGTTATCAAGGAACTTGATGCACAGAAGTCAGGACTCTCACCTGCTCTGTGTCTACAGACGGAGTTGCTGTTCAAGACAAGGCCAAGGCAGTTCCAGGGAAAGAAGGGTGAGACCCAGTGAAATATACTGAAGAGTAAGCAAACCAGTATCCTCTGATTTGCTTTACTGTTCAAGACAGCTGTATATTGAAGTCCAGGCTTCTTTCTCCTGTCAGATCCTTTCCTccctattatttttttatttaattatatctCCCTGAGGGCTGAGGGAGGCCCGTAACACAGGAGGGGGAGTGGGGTACATTGAAAAGGCAGGAATGGTATTTTCAGGCGAGACGGTTTGCACGCTTGCTCGAGAGGGCATTTTTCAGCTCAGCGGATCTCACTTGCAGGCGTCGAGTGACAAAAGAGTATTGGGAGCTTGTATTCAAGTCTGCAGTTCTCTCTTGGGTCCCTCCTGAAGAGAGGGTCATTAGGACAGATCAGGGCCGGCTTGGAGGCCGGTGGACCCCTGAACGTCACGGGAGGGAGTAAAACGATCGCGCAGGGTCCGTCAGCGGAGGGCAGATGTGTAGGAACACCAGCCTCCCCACAGCTAGAGATTGGtcagatttttctttaaaaaaacaaaaatagaaagtCTCCTGTATCTTTAACAGTTAGCTGCAGGCAAGACCTGAGACACGCTCTTAGCAATGCAAAAAGCTTTACCTGTTGGATTTATGCTTAATACAAGACTGTTAAAGAGGTGAGTGGGGGGAGAATGTGGCCAAGCTGGCAGTCACACTGTTTGGTTGTACCTTGACATCCTGTCTTCAGCATCAGGCCCTGTCCCTGTAGGCTTGCCGCTTTGATTCTGTGGACTTTCGCAAATTGGAAGTGggcgggcagaagggactgtgtcggtggTGGGCTCTTGTGGCTCTGTCTTGTATGCCCAGGGAGATGTCGATCAtcactttggggctggggggcgaatttcctccaggccagactggccaggaattctgatgtttttttatttggggggggggggagacatgggaCTCacttggccatggaattggggtcactgcgggtgagcaggttgtgagtttcctgaatgctgcagggggttggactagatgactctggaggtcccttccagctctacggtTCTAGGGCCAGGGTGTTTTCATAGCTGGCTCTCTGGCTTCCCGGCATGCCTTCTACTGTGGccggctgggggaaggggaaggtgggaCTCTTCCCCCCTGCTAGTCATGTCCTTTCCTCACCCGCACAGGAATCCGGCCGGAGAGGAGCAAAGAGCAAGCACCCAGGGGCCACTAGGTAAGTGCAAGCCTGGCGGGGTCTTCCTGGGGAGGGTCTCGGTTCCACCCATTAAAGCAACAGGGCTGAATAACAACAggcaattctgcccccccccttccctcctcaccCGGaagctccccttcctccctctccaggtTGTAAAGACAACTAGGAGATGCTGCCCGAAAAAGGTGCAGGGAAGGACCCCTTTCCTTTTAATGCCACACCCCAACTGAGCAGCAAAACAAATCAAGGAAGACCtatccccaccacacacacacacacacacatgctgtttGAGTCCTGTGAAGGGTCCCCGCTTGGCCCATAGACGTGAACTGCAGAACAGGCAAGCCAGATTCTAACAGGGCCTCAGGGCTAGGGGCACTGGCCCCCAGTCCGGGCTCCTCCCTGAGccaatgggaaggggaggtgagaTTGGGCAGAGGCAGCGAATCAGAACGGACCCCTCCTTCGGGGCATTAAGTAGGATGCCTTCCCCGCAAGGCCTGGGccaagggaagggggaatcaacAAGTTCACTGCCTCAAAGGGATCCAGGAGGTGAGTGGGTACCCTCCCTCCACTAAAGCCATCCCAACCTAGAataaccaatttaaaaaattttaataGCCACCTGGCAAACCTTCAGCCTCTGGGATTGCCAGTCCTGGCAATATGCAATAAATAGTGGCTTTACCTGATGGACTTCTGCCTGTCAGAGAGTGGGGTGGATTTGACCAGAAACAAACACTGCCATCTTTACATTGTGTCTGTCCTGGCCTCCTGAGCTGAGACCCGGTGGTGGTCAGAGCGCTGCGCCAgagagtcctgggttcaaatccccgctcatCCACTGGCGCtcggggtctctctctctctctctctctctctctctctctctctctctctctctctctctctcagcatcacTCATTTCACAAAGTGATTAGGACAAtattgggctggggagggggtggtgattTGTCCTGCCCTACTTAAAGTAGGAGCACCAGTGTgctgtgagagccagcatggcatagtggtccAGACCGGCAGACTCCTAATCtgggaactgggcttgattccccactcgtccccatgcagccagcttggggtgaccttgagccagtcacagttctctcagagcagttctctcagagctattctcccagagcagttctcccagagctctcttagccccaactacctcacagtggaaaggaagggaaggtgactgtaagctgcttggagattccttcaggcagtgaaaagcggggtattgaAAAACCCAACTCCTTTTTCTTCTACATACTCCAGGCATCCCCgtttcaacccctccccccccctacagtCCTTCTGGATGCCACCTCTGCTTTACATGAGCATCATTTGAACAGTGCAACAGGCAGAATTCCACCAGGCGCACAGCGTGGTGACAGAGGAAGGCTGCTAAGGGGCGGGAGTTGGCCCGTTCTTGTATCAAAATGCCCCTCTGACCACCACCTCCCTAtgtcctctcttccctcccactgGGTGGCAccctctcaccccaccccccagcctcacTCCCTAACCTGCATCTCTTGTTTGCTCTCCTTGAAGTATCAACGCTCTATAAAGTATGAAGAGAGCCCCTCTATAGTGAAGGAAACATGGCAGACAAGAGGAAGCTACAAGGTAAGAGAGCTGCCGGGAccccttggccacccctgcctcagctgggtgctTGGgctctcaggggggggggaaggaggcaggccccCCTCTGGTCTGGGAAGCAGGGGACCTGAGCAGCAGAAAAACCAGTCTgttctggaagctgctttggaggcaGAAAGTGGGGTCTGCGTGgaagggaaatgggaggaggttggtggggggagaagaagaagggctctAAGGGGAGGCCAGGCATGCCCTGAGCTTAATGAGCCGGGGGAGGCAGGTAGTTGGACGTGATTGCCCTGAgggctctcctccctccctccctccccgctcccAGGTGAGATTGATCGGTGTTGAAAAAGGTGTCGGAAGGAGTGGAGCAGTTTGAAGACATCTGGCAGAAGGTGAGCATGGCTGACCCTCTCCTTTAGTCCTTCCCTGGTTttcgcccccacccacccacccaccccactgccAGCACCCCTCATCCaattgtgatttcctttttgctGCCAGGTAGAAGTTTCTGTTCCTCTTTTCACCTTCCACAGCTTGGCTTTCCCCTGCTTACCGCTCCGGTGTCATCTCTGCCTCGGGCTTCCGAGCCTTTGTCACggttcttgctctctttctgttgCAGCTCCACAATGCAGCTAACGCCAACCAGAAGGAGAAGTATGAAGCCGATTTGAAAAAGGAGATTAAAAAATTGCAGGTGAGCCTCTGCGCCTGCAGGTTTGGCGATTCCTTCCCTCCAGCCTTAAGGAGAAAGGGCTGATGGGCTCTGccatgtgggggagggagacatcTGGAGCCTTGGAGCTCCAGGGGGGCCCTGGAGAGTTGGCAGAGCTGCTCTCTTAGGCTGGTTAAAGCAGGGGGGTTATGGACCAACTCTCCTTTGTTTCTGCCACGGGTGGTTTGGGGAGTGACCGGCATTTTGTtgcttctttgttttatttttaattctaaCCGCTATTTCATGGGCATGTCGGGAGAAGGCAATCTTCTCAGCCCCGCTGATCTCTCTCCCCCCGTTCAACTTTGCCTTCTTCCGCAGAGATTGCGGGACCAGATCAAGACATGGGTTGCGTCCAATGAGATCAAGGACAAAAGGCAGCTAATAGAAAACCGGAAACTCATTGAGACGGTAAGAGGAGAAAAAAAGGCCGCCGTTGTCTTAATCCGCGGTTGCGGTTTGCTCGACCCAGAGCGTCGCCCTGAACATCCGCAGCCCCCTTGGAGGCAGGCGGGACTCCTGTGCGCCATTTTCCCAAGGTCTGGCCGCCTTCTCGGCTCCCAGTCAGAACCGGACGTGGCTCTTCGTACCTGCGGGCATAATTTTCCTTAGCTCCTCCCCCTCAGGgctgcaattggctggctggctccccttTGTGAGGTCACACTGCCGGCCGGCCGTCACAGTCCACAGAGCCAGGTGTGAGCTGCTGACCGGGCTCCCCTCAGAGCAGGTCTTCTGCGTGAGGCAGCATGGGATAGAGGGTAAGGGAGGGGCGCTCAGTTTGGGAAACGGCTTTTAGGGTCTCTTGAGGAAACTAGGCCCTTGTATTAGGCCCAAGGCGCTGGGCCTTCTGGGGGAAGGAGCGTGTCCGACAGCTAGCTGCTTTTCATCCGGAGCAGGGTGGCCTTGTCTTCCCGTGCTTGGGTGAGGCCGGGCCCTGACTGGCACAGGGCAGGAGCGCGTTCCCACGTTGTGGTGCAGGGCCTGAGGGCCGAGTGCCGTGATGTCCACTGACCAGCCCTGTGGGTCCGTTGGCGAGCGTTAGTGCGCAGATCGTAGCTTTTGATTTGGGGGCTGATTTGGGCATTAAAGGGCAGCATGCGCATCTGCCCGTGTGCGCATGCGTGTGGCGACTGCGAACACCAGCTCCTTGGCATATAGCGCCCGTAGGCCTGGAAAGGAGTAGCTTTTCTTCTGCTCAGAGATCGGCATTTAAACATGACATCAGACAGCCCGTTCGGTTTGGTGTGGAGCTTGACGTTTATTCACTACCTTGGAGGGGTGTGCGTGTTTGTGGAGACGTCAAGatgggggaaaaaagaggagCTGTTGTGAAAATCGCCCACGAAGCTAGGAAAGTTGGACCGAAAGAATCCTGAATTCCGGctggtggctgggaggcagggttgATGGGAAGACTCCCGAAAGGTTATGGAGAGTGTATGTGTCGGAGGGGTGTTTTGCACATGTGTGTGGCAGGCAGAAGGAGACGATAGAATCAGGAGGGGGCAAATTGGGCCGAGGGATCCTgccctctgattttattgctttattgctgATCGTGTATCGCTTTGAAACGTTAACTGAGCTGGGGATGGGGCGGCCCACAAATATATTCAGAAACTCTGCATGGCCAGTCAGGTTTCCAGTGGCCCGCTCCGTCCATTTTGCAAACCACCTGGTGAGCCCCCCGGGCGCCATGTTGGCGGGCCACGGTGGCTTTCGGTCCTCCCCCTCCTCGAGGCCGTCCGAAGCGAAATGCTCCTTGTCCTTTTCCTCTGAGCCTTCTGCTCCTCTCCTTGCAGCAAATGGAGCGGTTCAAGGTAGTGGAGCGCGAGACCAAGACGAAGGCCTACTCCAAGGAGGGGCTGGCCTGCCCAGAAGGTGGACCCCGcccagaaggagaaggaagaagtcgGGCAGTGGCTAACGGTGAGAAAGCAGTGGCCGGccaagcagggggagggagtggcCGGACAGGGGAATGCGGGCTGGAGAAGCCGCCTTGAACAGAAGGCGTTGAGGTGTGAGGAGGGAGCCGAGGAACTCAGTtttgaaaatttattttaataagaagcagcagcagggcggtttgtaccccacttttccccctacccaaaggagtctcaaagaagctgacAATCGCCCACTcttcttctgcccacaacagacactctgtgagtgaggtgaggctgagggagctctgacagaactgggactggccctagATCACCCAGCATTAATTGAGAACTGCTTTGCTGGGTCAGCCCGCTCCATCTTGCCCGGTGTTCTTTTCCCCCAAGAGAAACTGGCCAGAGCGGGAAGGTCCTTCCCTAGTGCGTCTGCGCCTAGCCTCCGGTAggctgcctctgcacatggaggctccattggCTGAACGTTAGCGTCCCAACTCGTTCGTCGTCGTTGGCTGTGCTCACGTGGCTGTTCTTTTGAGTGCGGAGTGGGACGtgacctcctctctctctttctcctttccccagaacacCATAGACACCTTGAACATGCAGGTGGATCAGTTTGAGAGTGAAGTGGAGTCACTCTCGGTCCAGACGCGCAAGAAGAAAGCAGACAAGGATGTGAGTTGACAAGGAGCCTCCCAAGAGAGGGGCTGTGTGCCTGGAGCATGCCGGCCCGTGCATGAGAGGCAGCATGACTTTCCGATTAAAAATGggttgggtgggtgaggcagaaAGGCTGGACCTGCTGGGAACCAGGGAAACAAAATAGCTTAGATGGGGTGGAAAGGAGGGCACAGAGTCAAGTAACGAGCAATCCGACTGGGGAGATTGGCAGCCCTTGATATAGCGGCAGAGGGGCCAGTGTTGGAATCAGATTTGGGTTCTGTTCAATGCACAAGACTTCCCTGAATTCCCTTCCGCATCGGAGTCAGAAGGAAAGCACCATGTTTCAAAAGGACCGGAGGTTGGCATTGGTTTTCTGATCTCTGTCTCAAAAGCCTGCAAGCATAATGACCTTAGGAAGCCGCCCTTAGGATTTCCCACCGTCTGCCTGCATGCACTGAATTCAACTTGATGCAGGGCAGGTTTCTAGGAGACAGGCTGTGTGACTCTCTGTCCCTCTGGTCTTGCTCTGCAATTGCTGGACGGGGGCTTTCCGCTCCTTTCAGAGACCCAGAAGCTGCAAAGTTCCCAGAGCTCACGGCCTCAGAGGCtcaagtcccccctcccttgaaTTATTTCTAGGCGAGGCCAGGGCTTCGGAGCCTGACCCCTTTGCTCCTCAGCCCCGTTCCCACGCTCCggctttctcctctccctccccgcagAAGCAAGATCGGATCGAGGGCTTGAAGCGGCACATCGAGAAGCATCGGTACCACATCCGGATGCTGGAGACCATCCTGCGCATGCTGGACAACGACTCATCATGTGGACTCCATCCGCAAGATCAAGGACGACGTGGAGTTCTACGTGGACTCCTCGCAGGACCCCGATTTTGAGGAGAACGAGTTCCTCTACGACGACCTCGACTTAGAAGACATTCGTAAGTgccacattttctccagggaaggatCAGAAAAGACCTCCACCAAGGACCCTGAAGAACGGCCAGCCATCTGTTGGCGGGCTTTAGCAAAAAGGGGTACCACTGTCTTCAAAGCCAGCcttgcatagtggttaagagcagcagactctaatctggggagccgggtttgattccccgctcctcctccatgtgcagccagctgggtgaccttgggccggtcacagttctgttCTCGcggggctgttctctcagagctctctcagccctgcctacctcacggggtgtcttgTGGGAGGGCCACTTTTTAAAGCCATTTGGGACTCCCACACGTAGTGAAAGTGGAGTATAAAGAACTAGCTCTTAAAATAAAAAGTTTGCAGTATCCAACTACTGCACCTATAAAGGTAATTTTGGGCCCCAGCGTCCTGGGAGGGCTGCAGTTCAGCAAGGGGAGCtcactccaggggggggggggtctggggagAAAACCTTTAAGCCCAGCCCTCAAGCGAAGCCTGCCGTTGGTGGGCTTGCCCCTAAGTGGTTGTCGTGGCCTCGTTCCGATCACCCTCTCCTCGCTCTTGGCCCTGCAGCACAGGCCCTGGTAGCCACTTCCCCGCCCAGCCACAGCACATGGAGGACGAGATGTTCAACCAGTCCAGCAGCACGCCCACGTCTACCACGTCGAGCTCCCCGATCCCCCCCAGCCCCGCAAACTGCACGACGGTAAGGGAGGCTCCGTTGACACCCCCCTCCTCGCCCCGACAGCTGGGCCGAAAGCGGCTCTCCTGTCGGGCAAATGGTAATTAAGggtgggggttgtgtgtgtgtccccttACGGGGTCCATTAGAAAGGCAGATTGTGGCCCAACTTTCTCGGTCTCCGGGTATCTCACTCCTCTTGGAGGCGCACTgaatttgaccccccccccttaggaaaACTCTGAAGACGACAAGAAACGGGGACGGTCGACGGACAGTGAAGTGAGTCAAGTGAGTGCGGGGTCCGGGGATCGTCTCCTGGTGGGTTTGGGGGCAAGGGCCGGGAACTGCCTTGGTTTGGCTCGCTAggcccaaaggaaagggagggggacctGGCTGCATTGCCTCTAACTCTGGTTTGGTTCTCTGGTGGAgacagtcctcccccccccccaggggaatgGTTACCAACCCCAATTTCTCTCTGTTGGAGAACAGACACCCCTTCACTGCATCTTTTCCCAAGGCCataataacccccctcccctcttctctcaGCATGGATTCCaagctggtgagccgggtttaattcccctttcctccccatgcggccagctgggcgaccttggatgagtcgcagccctgatagtgccggtctcacagagcagttctctcagagctctctcggcctcaccgcacagggggtctgctgtggggagagtaagggatggcgattgtaagctgctcggAGACTCGTTCGGgacggagtataaaaaccagctgtttttctttttccttccctccccccagtcgcCAGCAAAGAACGGTTCCAAGAGCCTGCACAGCAACCACCAccagccgccgcccgccctcccccccagctaCCCGATGGGCAGCAGCTCCAGTACTTCGTCCTCCCTGGGGAACGGGCCCGGCACCAACAGCAACGGGACCGTGGCCGGCAGCGGGAACGCGAGCGGCAAAGCGAACCCGCCGGCGGGGCACGCGCCCACCACCCCGACTCCGTACGCCCAGGCCGTGGCGCCCCCACCCACCAGCACCAACGCCTCTCAGCCCAGGCCCCCCAGCACCCAGCAGAATGCCAGCAAGCAGAACGGGGCAACCAGtgagtctgggggagggggagggctttctAGAGGTCAGCCATCATgctgggacatctccaggtcccacctggaggctggcaacagtaGCAGACAGGCTGTGCTTTGGTAGATGACCTGAGAGCCACAGATACGATTGGACAGGTCTCCTACTGCAAGGTACTGCCTCTGCTGGGAATTTAAGgttggcagggggggaggggagttgctaACTGAACCGGGAGTTGTGGGGCGGGGGATGTCCTGTGACCTGTCCCTTTAAGGGAGCATTGATGTGTCCAGGGAGGGAAAGACTGTCCCATTCAGCCGTACCACAAGGGACAACACATTTTCCcccaggcctgttggcagcccTAGAACTAAGCAAGAGCTTCAGAGAGAatacaatgggggaggggagaggtgtgGTGGAGGATGTTTCCAGGCCTGAAGAGCAACACGCACACGGAGGCGTTGGTTAGCCGTTAACGTTAAaactaatttttttctttccaacAAACCCCCGTGGTTGTTGAAGGAAAGTGAAATGTGTAGGAGTGCTTTTTTCCCCCGTTTTCGTTGGGAGACTTGGGTGCAGGCTGCCTGCTTCCCTTTAAGAGCCTCAGGTGGGGATTCCCACAGGTGTGGCCCTGCTGAGGCACCTGCCGGCCACTTTGCAGAGCTCTTAAAGGGCCAGGAGCCTTGTCCCGACCGGAACTTGACTGGGTCTTTCTCTGGTCAGTTGGCAGCCCAGAGCAGCAGTGCCGTGAGGAGTTGGctacagagtgggaagggtccgaggctggcaggggctgctctccccccccccactccccaaatgccATGCATGGCTGGGCAGTTAAGTGAACGTGATCCTGAAGGTGCTTTGTTGTGGTCCGTGTGAGCCATGGGCTTATCCTCTGTGTCTCCCGGCCAGGTTACAGCTCCGTGGTAGCTGACAGCAACTCCGACTCGACATTAAGCAGCGGCAGCCAATCCTTACCTAACCAGACCGCGTCGCACAACCCGCCCAGTGCTTCCACGTGAGTTTCCCCTCCCGCTCTGACCGGGGCCCAGCTTGGTGTGGggggtgaagagcggcagcttctgatctgaagagccaggttcgattccctcgctcctccacctgcagcctgctAGGTGGccatgggcttgtcacagtcctgatagcgctgttctcacagagcagctctctcagccccacctgcctcacagggtgcctgttgtggggcgaagaaggaaggcgattgtaagccgcttggagactccctcaggcagtgaagagcagggtatccaaaccaactcttcttttctgtgTCTATCTCTTCCTTCCCTACCCTGGGAGCCATTTTGGAAGCCGAGCCTAAGGGGGAAAGCCAAAGTCACCTGATTTTGTTCTCAGTTCTTTGGATTTCCCTTTCAGTGAAAACCTCTGTGAAATCAGAGTTCCCCTCAGGCCTAGCAATATTCCAGCATCAGCTTCTGACTACTCTGTGGGAGCAAGCCccaactctcaaaagctcacgctgGAGTGGATGTTGGGAGTCTTTTGGCTGCCCCTGGCCTGTTTCCTTAGGAGCTGCTCTAGGCTTCATAACTGCCTCCCATCCGTGTCCTCGCAGCCTTTGCATTTCGCCCTCCAATCTTTTCCCATAGGAAAGAGCCGAGTGCCGCTCCCCAGCCGCCCAGCGGCGGCAACAGCACTGGATCCAGCCTCCTGGTGCCTCTGACCGCCACCCCGCCTGCCTCGCCCACCCCCAGCTTCTCCGACAGCAAGCCTGCCCAGACGCTGCTCAACGGGCCGCCCCAGTTCAGCTCCACGCCCGAAGATCAAGGTGAGAGGCCCGCTCGGCTCCCTGCCGGATCGGGAACGGGAACGCTGAGGGCGGGTGGGGGGCATCCCTGCATTACCCCTTCAGCAGCCTCGGTGGGTCAAGGTCATCCAACGAGGCGGGTGGTGGAGTGATCTGGACTCCGTCTTCGAACACAACACGTGCTACATCACAATGGAGGTTGCTGcttgggggagggcggggagcagaagaggacaggacccacagtaactgGTTTGAGCTATGTGTAGAACGATTCTGGCTAGAcgtcaggaaaaaaaacaattttgctgtccaagtaattcagcagtgggaaTTGGCAgcctaggaggtggtgagctccccctcgctggcggtcttcagcagcagctgtgcacagGGGCAATacccaactggctctccagatgtccggggactacagttcccataagcccttgGTAAggtaagtccatggacatctggagagtcacagtttggccacgcctgcttgaggctgatcccatgttgagcagggggttggactagatggcctgtatggcccttccaatgCCATGATTCTGGGATTCTCGGTGGGTGTCCTGAAAAAATCGACGTCCCTTCTTGTCCTTATCGTTCCGTGTTTTTGTTCCCTGTGTTGCAGGCACCTGAGCCTCTGAGTACACTGAAGTCGATGGGCTGAGAGGGCAGCAATTGGCTCCAGCATAGAGGACCCTGTGCCGTCTCTTCATCTCGCTGAAAGGGGTAAAGCACATGCCTGGTGCATtggggggccggggaggggggttgtgtgtgtgaaattaTGCTTCTTACCAACGTGGTCCAGATGCACGTTGGAGTCCTTTAAAAATCAGCGTGCCAGCAAGCCAGATCCTTAGTCAGAAACTTACTTTCCTGAAGATCTGCCTTGAAGGATGATGGACGAATGACCAGAAACACAAAGAAGGGGATGCAGGTGGGCCAGTGAGAAAAGGCCCTGAGTTCaatctccagtgaaaaagggCCATacagtagaacaggggtggccaacctggcactccagatgtccgtggactacaattcccataagcccttggtAATGCTCATCTggaaattcatgggaattgtagttcaaaactgtggctctccagacaactACCTGCTGTAGACAAAAAGCCTCCTGGTGAGACCCCAGAGAGTCACTGTCAGGCGTAGTGGGG
The Paroedura picta isolate Pp20150507F chromosome 16, Ppicta_v3.0, whole genome shotgun sequence genome window above contains:
- the CNOT3 gene encoding LOW QUALITY PROTEIN: CCR4-NOT transcription complex subunit 3 (The sequence of the model RefSeq protein was modified relative to this genomic sequence to represent the inferred CDS: inserted 8 bases in 6 codons; deleted 2 bases in 2 codons) is translated as MADKRKLQGEIDRCXKKVSEGVEQFEDIWQKLHNAANANQKEKYEADLKKEIKKLQRLRDQIKTWVASNEIKDKRQLIENRKLIETQMERFKVVERETKTKAYSKEGLAXAQKVDPAQKEKEEVGQWLTNTIDTLNMQVDQFESEVESLSVQTRKKKADKDKQDRIEGLKRHIEKHRYHIRMLETILRMLDNDSXHVDSIRKIKDDVEFYVDSSQDPDFEENEFLYDDLDLEDIPQALVATSPPSHXHMEDEMFNQSSSTPTSTTSSSPIPPSPANCTTENSEDDKKRGRSTDSEVSQSPAKNGSKSLHSNHHQPPPALPPSYPMGSSSSTSSSLGNGPGTNSNGTVAGSGNASGKANPPAGHAPTTPTPYAQAVAPPPTSTNASQPRPPSTQQNASKQNGATSYSSVVADSNSDSTLSSGSQSLPNQTASHNPPSASTKEPSAAPQPPSGGNSTGSSLLVPLTATPPASPTPSFSDSKPAQTLLNGPPQFSSTPEVQAPEPLSTLKSMAERAAIGSSIEDPVPSLHLAERADILITSATSQPASNQPPIQLSEVNIPLSLGVCPXGPVPLTKEQLYQQXMEEAAWHHMPHPSDSERIRQYLPRNPCPTPPYHHQMPPPHSDTVEFYQRLSTETLFFIFYYLEGTKAQYLAAKALKKQSWRFHTKYMMWFQRHEEPKTITDEFEQGTYIYFDYEKWGQRKKEGFTFEYRYLEDRDLQ